A single region of the Tigriopus californicus strain San Diego chromosome 8, Tcal_SD_v2.1, whole genome shotgun sequence genome encodes:
- the LOC131885230 gene encoding protein SYS1 homolog gives MAGNFRYTVWDPCMILAQMATLQCCFYVSLGAWIVILDVLVGYPRSLDQIFKYQSWFMTQAHGKVMITALICNAFSSSLALWHVIQRTKLCLDYTCTVHFFHVLLCWYYNGSLAHHFSWWVINTISVTLMCVSGEFLCMRTELKAIPVSMSGAKVDL, from the exons ATGGCTGGCAATTTCCGATACACGGTCTGGGATCCGTGCATGATCCTGGCTCAAATGGCCACACTCCAATGCTGTTTCTACGTCTCTTTGGGTGCCTGGATCGTGATTTTGGACGTTTTGGTCGGCTATCCCCGATCCCTGGACCAGATTTTCAAGTACCAGTCCTGGTTCATGACGCAAGCCCATGGGAAAGTGATGATCACGGCCCTGATATGCAATGCCTTTTCCAG TTCGTTGGCTTTGTGGCACGTGATTCAACGCACCAAGTTGTGTCTGGATTATACTTGTACGGTTCACTTCTTTCACGTGCTTCTCTGTTGGTATTATAATGGCTCTCTGGCCCATCACTTCTCTTGGTGGGTGATTAACACCATCTCCGTGACCCTCATGTGTGTCTCAGGCGAGTTCTTGTGCATGAGAACCGAGTTGAAGGCCATTCCTGTCAGTATGAGTGGTGCCAAAGTGGACTTGTGA
- the LOC131885394 gene encoding zinc finger protein 197-like → MEVKISEPLLDDVPPPSQWLCSHSFPEWFQRLSQCFVENLRSETMTDVVLQCHNGQVRAHKAILALASPILNRTMASLPQDEDLDIIIPDYPVEMVSTLLECLYAGTIPSDATTSRVCSNLSDLLGFTGTRLDRSEMRDELDDSLFEMIQTDGGDLLLLPQAMDVNQEHDSWNSTRELTQMQKSVCQICNSSVINHRVRKPGPHSSNGPTYECCLAACQRKFHQTAKSFVDHVGQHLERSNASPTSDQCPICFKTRIEHKNRNAEDLRSKNAKKGSWYKCCQCSASRLSAKNFRDHVSNHVSKRFKCHICTKGYAHQHLLDEHLRVKHSQLTADHEKVDLHCPKPDCHFQTDYRPTLRSHQRLAHAQPRPPRASLNTERVTCPNCHKVLKKWYYHQYHKKTCSFGDVVYQCDVCHQDGFASKDTLENHIRALHTDERPFACEYCPKRYATQMSLSGHRARIHNMNKSGEFVPKKMFPCDICGKLLTSRTKLLHHVKIIHENEKAYTCSFCAKRFSSKSNKIVHEGAVHTKTYPYACQICAKGFTKKKNLVVHMAEHGLVDDLAPIEGNQIKSVNVHSRNEDVSTISSSPAFFVVSDPNNVKQ, encoded by the exons ATGGAGGTCAAAATCAGCGAGCCTCTCTTGGATGACGTGCCTCCTCCATCGCAATGGTTGTGCTCGCATTCGTTTCCCGAATGGTTCCAAAGGCTGTCGCAATGTTTCGTGGAGAATCTTCGCTCTGAAACCATGACCGACGTGGTTCTTCAATGTCATAATGGACAAGTCCGGGCTCACAAGGCCATCCTAGCCTTGGCCAGTCCAATTTTGAACCGAACTATGGCCAGCCTACCTCAGGATGAAGACCTGGACATCATTATACCCGACTATCCCGTAGAAATGGTCTCCACTCTACTAGAATGTTTGTATGCGGGCACGATCCCGAGTGACGCCACCACTTCCAGGGTGTGTTCCAATCTGTCCGATCTCTTGGGATTCACGGGCACACGCTTAGATCGCTCGGAGATGCGGGATGAATTGGACGACTCCTTATTCGAAATGATTCAAACCGACGGCGGGGATCTACTACTTTTACCACAAGCCATGGATGTGAATCAGGAACACGACTCGTGGAACTCGACTCGTGAACTCACCCAGATGCAGAAATCCGTGTGTCAAATTTGCAATTCGAGCGTGATCAATCATCGGGTGAGGAAACCCGGTCCCCATTCCTCGAATGGCCCGACTTACGAGTGTTGTTTGGCGGCTTGCCAGCGAAAGTTCCATCAAACGGCCAAATCTTTCGTGGATCATGTCGGCCAACATTTGGAGCGGTCCAATGCCTCGCCCACATCGGATCAATGTCCTATATGTTTCAAAACACGGATTGAGCACAAGAATCGGAATGCCGAGGATTTGCGGTccaaaaatgcgaaaaagggCTCGTGGTATAAATGCTGCCAATGCTCGGCGTCTCGCTTAAGCGCCAAGAACTTCCGGGACCATGTGAGTAATCATGTGTCCAAGCGCTTCAAGTGTCATATCTGTACCAAAGGCTATGCCCATCAACATCTCTTGGATGAACATCTTCGAGTCAAGCACTCGCAATTGACCGCCGATCATGAAAAGGTGGATTTGCATTGTCCTAAACCGGATTGCCACTTCCAAACCGATTATCGACCGACTTTGAGGTCACATCAACGATTGGCCCATGCCCAACCTCGTCCTCCCAGAGCCTCGCTTAATACAGAAAGAGTGACTTGCCCGAATTGTCACAAGGTCTTGAAGAAATGGTACTATCACCAATACCACAAGAAAACGTGCTCATTTG GTGATGTGGTGTACCAATGTGACGTTTGCCATCAGGATGGATTTGCGAGTAAGGACACGCTGGAAAATCATATTCGAGCTTTGCACACCGATGAAAGACCTTTTGCGTGTGAATATTGCCCGAAGCGATACGccacccaaatgtcattgtcGGGTCATCGAGCTCGGATCCATAATATGAACAAATCGGGCGAGTTCGTgcccaaaaaaatgttcccttGTGACATTTGTGGCAAACTCTTAACTTCACGCACGAAACTTTTACATCATGTCAAGATCATTCATGAGAACGAAAAAGCTTACACATGTAGCTTTTGTGCGAAACGATTCTCATCCAAATCCAATAAGATCGTGCATGAAGGAGCGGTGCACACCAAGACTTACCCTTATGCTTGTCAGATTTGCGCCAAAGGTTTCACTAAGAAGAAAAACTTAGTCGTTCATATGGCAGAGCACGGACTGGTCGATGATTTAGCACCCATTGAGGGCAATCAGATCAAATCTGTTAACGTACACTCTCGGAACGAGGACGTGTCCACAATATCATCCTCTCCTGCGTTTTTTGTCGTGTCCGATCCGAATAATGTCAAACAATGA
- the LOC131885220 gene encoding GPI mannosyltransferase 3-like: protein MADYGLIGFFVTLRLLMACLSQTWHVPDETWQSVEIAHRMVFGYGYETWEWTEGIRSYLHPLLFVPGLAWVQALNWDSTRMVILVPRLTQGLVSVIGDLSFVATAQRLASSSDKLQWMVFVYIGNWFVNYCSSRTLVNTLEMNLTSMALYFYAKVLEGRSFSRSTNWSYLILISLSFQIRPTTAILWLPLVLHHCYRVRRRPWKFVSTMVLPAVLTLTLAMGIDSLVYGKWTNVPWNFFQLNVLQDIGSFYGTHPWHWYISQGLPATLTPFIILPFLWSLFQRRLEPLPAKLRPLGMAVTFALIVYSLLPHKEFRFILPLIPILILLIGETRSSTRNPSFVRKAMPALYLLSNVLAVIVLSLLHQRGNMTVMSTVLADPRSVPSGSHVLFLMPCHGTPWQSHLHRSDLELRFLTCDPPLKREPTDAFHPYVDEADEFFRDPKKWLEREIFHSENASTPIPSHLVFFKGLWPEVKALLDKKSFKPCGSFFHSLYFDDSVKINEVWIFCQGE, encoded by the coding sequence ATGGCCGATTACGGACTCATAGGGTTCTTCGTGACCCTCCGGCTGTTAATGGCGTGCCTTTCGCAAACTTGGCATGTGCCCGATGAGACGTGGCAATCCGTGGAAATTGCTCATCGAATGGTTTTTGGCTATGGCTACGAAACCTGGGAATGGACCGAAGGCATCCGGAGTTATTTGCACCCGCTCCTCTTTGTGCCCGGATTGGCCTGGGTCCAGGCCTTGAATTGGGACTCGACCCGAATGGTTATCCTAGTCCCGAGACTAACCCAAGGCCTGGTGAGTGTGATTGGGGATCTATCATTTGTGGCCACCGCCCAAAGACTGGCCTCTAGCTCTGATAAGCTCCAATGGATGGTGTTTGTGTACATAGGAAATTGGTTCGTCAACTATTGCTCATCACGAACCTTGGTCAACACCTTGGAAATGAACCTGACCTCAATGGCTTTGTATTTCTATGCCAAAGTGCTCGAGGGTCGGTCCTTCAGTCGATCGACCAATTGGAGTTACTTGATCCTCATCTCGCTCAGCTTCCAAATACGACCCACCACAGCCATACTGTGGCTCCCTTTGGTCTTGCACCATTGCTATCGGGTACGTCGAAGACCTTGGAAATTCGTGTCCACCATGGTTCTTCCCGCGGTTTTGACTCTGACATTGGCGATGGGCATAGATTCCCTGGTGTACGGAAAGTGGACCAATGTTCCCTGGAACTTCTTCCAACTGAACGTTCTCCAAGACATTGGGTCGTTTTATGGCACCCATCCGTGGCATTGGTATATCTCGCAGGGTCTCCCTGCCACCCTCACCCCATTTATTATTCTCCCGTTTCTTTGGTCTCTCTTTCAAAGACGTTTGGAACCTCTGCCCGCCAAGCTCCGACCATTGGGAATGGCTGTAACCTTTGCCCTGATCGTCTATTCGCTCCTACCCCACAAAGAGTTCCGTTTCATCCTCCCACTTATTCCGATCCTGATCCTCCTCATCGGAGAAACCCGATCCTCTACCCGAAATCCCTCGTTTGTGCGTAAAGCCATGCCTGCCCTTTATTTGTTATCGAATGTTCTGGCTGTGATAGTGTTGTCTTTGTTGCACCAACGTGGGAACATGACTGTGATGTCCACTGTGCTAGCCGATCCTCGATCCGTTCCAAGTGGGTCCCATGTCTTGTTCCTCATGCCTTGCCATGGGACGCCCTGGCAAAGCCATTTGCATCGATCCGATTTGGAACTCCGATTCTTGACTTGTGATCCGCCCTTGAAGAGAGAGCCAACCGATGCATTCCACCCGTACGTAGATGAGGCTGACGAGTTCTTTCGCGATCCAAAGAAATGGCTGGAGAGGGAGATTTTTCATTCTGAAAACGCATCAACCCCGATCCCGTCTCACTTGGTGTTCTTCAAGGGATTGTGGCCCGAGGTCAAAGCATTGTTGGATAAAAAGTCATTTAAGCCATGTGGATCCTTCTTCCATTCCTTGTATTTTGATGACAGTGTGAAAATCAACGAAGTGTGGATATTTTGTCAAGGTGAATAG